One Anoplopoma fimbria isolate UVic2021 breed Golden Eagle Sablefish chromosome 2, Afim_UVic_2022, whole genome shotgun sequence DNA window includes the following coding sequences:
- the znf821 gene encoding zinc finger protein 821 isoform X4, whose protein sequence is MGPFHTSGITGLQHTINMDGRDEFTEDNECCSNNSQEVQEQDSISEDSDSDLDNHGEDSSSNTSADDHMTTKRSQCRLQGAGVKEESEEGADLGNNFVCPLCTLDFSSPEKLISHVYQHTTMMSNSKSYVCPVCGRALSSPGSLGRHLLIHSEDRLSNCAVCGARFTDTNNFNREKLKDVLDTSRMDISEGGDSCSMSLSSSPMTSPPHGSCSCHGPGPSSCQGPHPCQATDPNPNLCQAHRTCQGPGHIQSQCQGLRPCHGPGSCAGSDQGSSYPSLPDSLLSEGPSLASIPDSLNSSSSGFPPIPDILSPMPVYPAGVLLVCNSCVAYQQLVDAQSPLRKWALRRKNEPLEARMQRLERERNAKKSKRACESEDERELRRLRDREAKRMQRMQESEEQRARRLQRDREAMRMKRANETPEKRQARLIREREAKRIKRRLEKIDPALRTQIEHDPAAMAALTADMSLFQFPCPMPVPSIDNGLFMKLP, encoded by the exons ATGg GGCCATTCCACACTTCAGGCATCACAGGACTTCAGCACACTATTAACATGGATGGCAGGGACGAATTCACCGAAGACAATGAATGCTGCAGCAACAACTCCCAGGAAGTACAAGAGCAGGATAGCATCTCAG AAGACAGCGATAGTGACCTCGACAACCACGGTGAAGACTCGTCCTCCAACACTTCTGCTGACGACCACATGACCACCAAGAGATCGCAGTGCCGCCTACAAGGAGCGGGAGTCAAAGAG GAGAGCGAGGAAGGGGCAGACCTCGGCAACAACTTTGTTTGTCCTCTCTGCACGCTGGATTTCAGCAGCCCTGAGAAGCTAATCTCCCATGTCTACCAG CACACGACTATGATGAGCAATAGCAAGAGCTATGTGTGCCCAGTGTGTGGGCGAGCCCTGAGTTCGCCTGGCTCGCTTGGCCGGCATCTTCTCATCCACTCTGAGGACCGCCTCTCCAACTGTGCTGTCTGTGGCGCACGCTTCACAGACACCAACAACTTTAACAG GGAGAAGCTTAAAGATGTCCTCGACACATCCAGGATGGACATCTCCGAAGGAGGGGACAGCTGTTCCATGTCCCTCTCCAGCAGCCCCATGACCAGCCCGCCACACGGCTCTTGCTCCTGCCACGGACCAGGCCCCAGTTCATGTCAGGGCCCTCACCCCTGTCAAGCAACTGACCCCAACCCAAACCTATGTCAAGCCCACCGTACCTGCCAGGGACCAGGCCACATCCAGAGCCAGTGTCAAGGCCTCAGACCATGTCACGGCCCTGGATCATGTGCGGGCTCTGACCAGGGATCCTCCTATCCCTCACTGCCCGACAGCCTCCTCTCTGAAGGGCCATCACTGGCATCCATCCCTGATTCTCTtaactcctcttcctcaggtTTTCCTCCCATCCCCGACATCCTGAGCCCGATGCCGGTGTATCCTGCCGGAGTGCTGCTGGTGTGCAACAGCTGCGTGGCCTATCAGCAGTTAGTGGACGCCCAGTCGCCGCTGCGAAAATGGGCTCTGCGTAGGAAGAACGAGCCCTTGGAGGCCCGCATGCAGCGTCTGGAGCGCGAGCGCAACGCAAAAAAGTCCAAGCGGGCGTGTGAGTCGGAAGAtgagagggagctgaggaggctGCGGGACCGCGAGGCCAAGCGCATGCAGAGGATGCAGGAGTCGGAGGAGCAGCGGGCACgcaggctgcagagagacagggaggccATGCGTATGAAGAGGGCCAACGAGACGCCAGAGAAGAGGCAGGCCAGGCTGATCCGCGAGAGGGAGGCCAAGAGGATCAAGCGACGGCTGGAGAAGATCGACCCCGCTCTGAGGACACAGATCGAGCACGATCCCGCCGCCATGGCTGCTCTCACCGCAGACATGAGTCTCTTTCAGTTCCCCTGCCCGATGCCTGTCCCTTCCATTGATAACGGTCTGTTCATGAAGCTGCCCTAA
- the znf821 gene encoding zinc finger protein 821 isoform X5 — protein MDGRDEFTEDNECCSNNSQEVQEQDSISEDSDSDLDNHGEDSSSNTSADDHMTTKRSQCRLQGAGVKEESEEGADLGNNFVCPLCTLDFSSPEKLISHVYQHTTMMSNSKSYVCPVCGRALSSPGSLGRHLLIHSEDRLSNCAVCGARFTDTNNFNREKLKDVLDTSRMDISEGGDSCSMSLSSSPMTSPPHGSCSCHGPGPSSCQGPHPCQATDPNPNLCQAHRTCQGPGHIQSQCQGLRPCHGPGSCAGSDQGSSYPSLPDSLLSEGPSLASIPDSLNSSSSGFPPIPDILSPMPVYPAGVLLVCNSCVAYQQLVDAQSPLRKWALRRKNEPLEARMQRLERERNAKKSKRACESEDERELRRLRDREAKRMQRMQESEEQRARRLQRDREAMRMKRANETPEKRQARLIREREAKRIKRRLEKIDPALRTQIEHDPAAMAALTADMSLFQFPCPMPVPSIDNGLFMKLP, from the exons ATGGATGGCAGGGACGAATTCACCGAAGACAATGAATGCTGCAGCAACAACTCCCAGGAAGTACAAGAGCAGGATAGCATCTCAG AAGACAGCGATAGTGACCTCGACAACCACGGTGAAGACTCGTCCTCCAACACTTCTGCTGACGACCACATGACCACCAAGAGATCGCAGTGCCGCCTACAAGGAGCGGGAGTCAAAGAG GAGAGCGAGGAAGGGGCAGACCTCGGCAACAACTTTGTTTGTCCTCTCTGCACGCTGGATTTCAGCAGCCCTGAGAAGCTAATCTCCCATGTCTACCAG CACACGACTATGATGAGCAATAGCAAGAGCTATGTGTGCCCAGTGTGTGGGCGAGCCCTGAGTTCGCCTGGCTCGCTTGGCCGGCATCTTCTCATCCACTCTGAGGACCGCCTCTCCAACTGTGCTGTCTGTGGCGCACGCTTCACAGACACCAACAACTTTAACAG GGAGAAGCTTAAAGATGTCCTCGACACATCCAGGATGGACATCTCCGAAGGAGGGGACAGCTGTTCCATGTCCCTCTCCAGCAGCCCCATGACCAGCCCGCCACACGGCTCTTGCTCCTGCCACGGACCAGGCCCCAGTTCATGTCAGGGCCCTCACCCCTGTCAAGCAACTGACCCCAACCCAAACCTATGTCAAGCCCACCGTACCTGCCAGGGACCAGGCCACATCCAGAGCCAGTGTCAAGGCCTCAGACCATGTCACGGCCCTGGATCATGTGCGGGCTCTGACCAGGGATCCTCCTATCCCTCACTGCCCGACAGCCTCCTCTCTGAAGGGCCATCACTGGCATCCATCCCTGATTCTCTtaactcctcttcctcaggtTTTCCTCCCATCCCCGACATCCTGAGCCCGATGCCGGTGTATCCTGCCGGAGTGCTGCTGGTGTGCAACAGCTGCGTGGCCTATCAGCAGTTAGTGGACGCCCAGTCGCCGCTGCGAAAATGGGCTCTGCGTAGGAAGAACGAGCCCTTGGAGGCCCGCATGCAGCGTCTGGAGCGCGAGCGCAACGCAAAAAAGTCCAAGCGGGCGTGTGAGTCGGAAGAtgagagggagctgaggaggctGCGGGACCGCGAGGCCAAGCGCATGCAGAGGATGCAGGAGTCGGAGGAGCAGCGGGCACgcaggctgcagagagacagggaggccATGCGTATGAAGAGGGCCAACGAGACGCCAGAGAAGAGGCAGGCCAGGCTGATCCGCGAGAGGGAGGCCAAGAGGATCAAGCGACGGCTGGAGAAGATCGACCCCGCTCTGAGGACACAGATCGAGCACGATCCCGCCGCCATGGCTGCTCTCACCGCAGACATGAGTCTCTTTCAGTTCCCCTGCCCGATGCCTGTCCCTTCCATTGATAACGGTCTGTTCATGAAGCTGCCCTAA
- the znf821 gene encoding zinc finger protein 821 isoform X3, producing MSRRKQTNPFKVDWPFHTSGITGLQHTINMDGRDEFTEDNECCSNNSQEVQEQDSISDSDSDLDNHGEDSSSNTSADDHMTTKRSQCRLQGAGVKEESEEGADLGNNFVCPLCTLDFSSPEKLISHVYQHTTMMSNSKSYVCPVCGRALSSPGSLGRHLLIHSEDRLSNCAVCGARFTDTNNFNREKLKDVLDTSRMDISEGGDSCSMSLSSSPMTSPPHGSCSCHGPGPSSCQGPHPCQATDPNPNLCQAHRTCQGPGHIQSQCQGLRPCHGPGSCAGSDQGSSYPSLPDSLLSEGPSLASIPDSLNSSSSGFPPIPDILSPMPVYPAGVLLVCNSCVAYQQLVDAQSPLRKWALRRKNEPLEARMQRLERERNAKKSKRACESEDERELRRLRDREAKRMQRMQESEEQRARRLQRDREAMRMKRANETPEKRQARLIREREAKRIKRRLEKIDPALRTQIEHDPAAMAALTADMSLFQFPCPMPVPSIDNGLFMKLP from the exons ATGTCCAGGCGAAAACAGACCAACCCTTTCAAAGTTGACT GGCCATTCCACACTTCAGGCATCACAGGACTTCAGCACACTATTAACATGGATGGCAGGGACGAATTCACCGAAGACAATGAATGCTGCAGCAACAACTCCCAGGAAGTACAAGAGCAGGATAGCATCTCAG ACAGCGATAGTGACCTCGACAACCACGGTGAAGACTCGTCCTCCAACACTTCTGCTGACGACCACATGACCACCAAGAGATCGCAGTGCCGCCTACAAGGAGCGGGAGTCAAAGAG GAGAGCGAGGAAGGGGCAGACCTCGGCAACAACTTTGTTTGTCCTCTCTGCACGCTGGATTTCAGCAGCCCTGAGAAGCTAATCTCCCATGTCTACCAG CACACGACTATGATGAGCAATAGCAAGAGCTATGTGTGCCCAGTGTGTGGGCGAGCCCTGAGTTCGCCTGGCTCGCTTGGCCGGCATCTTCTCATCCACTCTGAGGACCGCCTCTCCAACTGTGCTGTCTGTGGCGCACGCTTCACAGACACCAACAACTTTAACAG GGAGAAGCTTAAAGATGTCCTCGACACATCCAGGATGGACATCTCCGAAGGAGGGGACAGCTGTTCCATGTCCCTCTCCAGCAGCCCCATGACCAGCCCGCCACACGGCTCTTGCTCCTGCCACGGACCAGGCCCCAGTTCATGTCAGGGCCCTCACCCCTGTCAAGCAACTGACCCCAACCCAAACCTATGTCAAGCCCACCGTACCTGCCAGGGACCAGGCCACATCCAGAGCCAGTGTCAAGGCCTCAGACCATGTCACGGCCCTGGATCATGTGCGGGCTCTGACCAGGGATCCTCCTATCCCTCACTGCCCGACAGCCTCCTCTCTGAAGGGCCATCACTGGCATCCATCCCTGATTCTCTtaactcctcttcctcaggtTTTCCTCCCATCCCCGACATCCTGAGCCCGATGCCGGTGTATCCTGCCGGAGTGCTGCTGGTGTGCAACAGCTGCGTGGCCTATCAGCAGTTAGTGGACGCCCAGTCGCCGCTGCGAAAATGGGCTCTGCGTAGGAAGAACGAGCCCTTGGAGGCCCGCATGCAGCGTCTGGAGCGCGAGCGCAACGCAAAAAAGTCCAAGCGGGCGTGTGAGTCGGAAGAtgagagggagctgaggaggctGCGGGACCGCGAGGCCAAGCGCATGCAGAGGATGCAGGAGTCGGAGGAGCAGCGGGCACgcaggctgcagagagacagggaggccATGCGTATGAAGAGGGCCAACGAGACGCCAGAGAAGAGGCAGGCCAGGCTGATCCGCGAGAGGGAGGCCAAGAGGATCAAGCGACGGCTGGAGAAGATCGACCCCGCTCTGAGGACACAGATCGAGCACGATCCCGCCGCCATGGCTGCTCTCACCGCAGACATGAGTCTCTTTCAGTTCCCCTGCCCGATGCCTGTCCCTTCCATTGATAACGGTCTGTTCATGAAGCTGCCCTAA
- the znf821 gene encoding zinc finger protein 821 isoform X1: protein MSRRKQTNPFKVDWPFHTSGITGLQHTINMDGRDEFTEDNECCSNNSQEVQEQDSISEDSDSDLDNHGEDSSSNTSADDHMTTKRSQCRLQGAGVKEESEEGADLGNNFVCPLCTLDFSSPEKLISHVYQHTTMMSNSKSYVCPVCGRALSSPGSLGRHLLIHSEDRLSNCAVCGARFTDTNNFNREKLKDVLDTSRMDISEGGDSCSMSLSSSPMTSPPHGSCSCHGPGPSSCQGPHPCQATDPNPNLCQAHRTCQGPGHIQSQCQGLRPCHGPGSCAGSDQGSSYPSLPDSLLSEGPSLASIPDSLNSSSSGFPPIPDILSPMPVYPAGVLLVCNSCVAYQQLVDAQSPLRKWALRRKNEPLEARMQRLERERNAKKSKRACESEDERELRRLRDREAKRMQRMQESEEQRARRLQRDREAMRMKRANETPEKRQARLIREREAKRIKRRLEKIDPALRTQIEHDPAAMAALTADMSLFQFPCPMPVPSIDNGLFMKLP from the exons ATGTCCAGGCGAAAACAGACCAACCCTTTCAAAGTTGACT GGCCATTCCACACTTCAGGCATCACAGGACTTCAGCACACTATTAACATGGATGGCAGGGACGAATTCACCGAAGACAATGAATGCTGCAGCAACAACTCCCAGGAAGTACAAGAGCAGGATAGCATCTCAG AAGACAGCGATAGTGACCTCGACAACCACGGTGAAGACTCGTCCTCCAACACTTCTGCTGACGACCACATGACCACCAAGAGATCGCAGTGCCGCCTACAAGGAGCGGGAGTCAAAGAG GAGAGCGAGGAAGGGGCAGACCTCGGCAACAACTTTGTTTGTCCTCTCTGCACGCTGGATTTCAGCAGCCCTGAGAAGCTAATCTCCCATGTCTACCAG CACACGACTATGATGAGCAATAGCAAGAGCTATGTGTGCCCAGTGTGTGGGCGAGCCCTGAGTTCGCCTGGCTCGCTTGGCCGGCATCTTCTCATCCACTCTGAGGACCGCCTCTCCAACTGTGCTGTCTGTGGCGCACGCTTCACAGACACCAACAACTTTAACAG GGAGAAGCTTAAAGATGTCCTCGACACATCCAGGATGGACATCTCCGAAGGAGGGGACAGCTGTTCCATGTCCCTCTCCAGCAGCCCCATGACCAGCCCGCCACACGGCTCTTGCTCCTGCCACGGACCAGGCCCCAGTTCATGTCAGGGCCCTCACCCCTGTCAAGCAACTGACCCCAACCCAAACCTATGTCAAGCCCACCGTACCTGCCAGGGACCAGGCCACATCCAGAGCCAGTGTCAAGGCCTCAGACCATGTCACGGCCCTGGATCATGTGCGGGCTCTGACCAGGGATCCTCCTATCCCTCACTGCCCGACAGCCTCCTCTCTGAAGGGCCATCACTGGCATCCATCCCTGATTCTCTtaactcctcttcctcaggtTTTCCTCCCATCCCCGACATCCTGAGCCCGATGCCGGTGTATCCTGCCGGAGTGCTGCTGGTGTGCAACAGCTGCGTGGCCTATCAGCAGTTAGTGGACGCCCAGTCGCCGCTGCGAAAATGGGCTCTGCGTAGGAAGAACGAGCCCTTGGAGGCCCGCATGCAGCGTCTGGAGCGCGAGCGCAACGCAAAAAAGTCCAAGCGGGCGTGTGAGTCGGAAGAtgagagggagctgaggaggctGCGGGACCGCGAGGCCAAGCGCATGCAGAGGATGCAGGAGTCGGAGGAGCAGCGGGCACgcaggctgcagagagacagggaggccATGCGTATGAAGAGGGCCAACGAGACGCCAGAGAAGAGGCAGGCCAGGCTGATCCGCGAGAGGGAGGCCAAGAGGATCAAGCGACGGCTGGAGAAGATCGACCCCGCTCTGAGGACACAGATCGAGCACGATCCCGCCGCCATGGCTGCTCTCACCGCAGACATGAGTCTCTTTCAGTTCCCCTGCCCGATGCCTGTCCCTTCCATTGATAACGGTCTGTTCATGAAGCTGCCCTAA
- the znf821 gene encoding zinc finger protein 821 isoform X2 gives MSRRKQTNPFKVDWPFHTSGITGLQHTINMDGRDEFTEDNECCSNNSQEVQEQDSISEDSDSDLDNHGEDSSSNTSADDHMTTKRSQCRLQGAGVKESEEGADLGNNFVCPLCTLDFSSPEKLISHVYQHTTMMSNSKSYVCPVCGRALSSPGSLGRHLLIHSEDRLSNCAVCGARFTDTNNFNREKLKDVLDTSRMDISEGGDSCSMSLSSSPMTSPPHGSCSCHGPGPSSCQGPHPCQATDPNPNLCQAHRTCQGPGHIQSQCQGLRPCHGPGSCAGSDQGSSYPSLPDSLLSEGPSLASIPDSLNSSSSGFPPIPDILSPMPVYPAGVLLVCNSCVAYQQLVDAQSPLRKWALRRKNEPLEARMQRLERERNAKKSKRACESEDERELRRLRDREAKRMQRMQESEEQRARRLQRDREAMRMKRANETPEKRQARLIREREAKRIKRRLEKIDPALRTQIEHDPAAMAALTADMSLFQFPCPMPVPSIDNGLFMKLP, from the exons ATGTCCAGGCGAAAACAGACCAACCCTTTCAAAGTTGACT GGCCATTCCACACTTCAGGCATCACAGGACTTCAGCACACTATTAACATGGATGGCAGGGACGAATTCACCGAAGACAATGAATGCTGCAGCAACAACTCCCAGGAAGTACAAGAGCAGGATAGCATCTCAG AAGACAGCGATAGTGACCTCGACAACCACGGTGAAGACTCGTCCTCCAACACTTCTGCTGACGACCACATGACCACCAAGAGATCGCAGTGCCGCCTACAAGGAGCGGGAGTCAAAGAG AGCGAGGAAGGGGCAGACCTCGGCAACAACTTTGTTTGTCCTCTCTGCACGCTGGATTTCAGCAGCCCTGAGAAGCTAATCTCCCATGTCTACCAG CACACGACTATGATGAGCAATAGCAAGAGCTATGTGTGCCCAGTGTGTGGGCGAGCCCTGAGTTCGCCTGGCTCGCTTGGCCGGCATCTTCTCATCCACTCTGAGGACCGCCTCTCCAACTGTGCTGTCTGTGGCGCACGCTTCACAGACACCAACAACTTTAACAG GGAGAAGCTTAAAGATGTCCTCGACACATCCAGGATGGACATCTCCGAAGGAGGGGACAGCTGTTCCATGTCCCTCTCCAGCAGCCCCATGACCAGCCCGCCACACGGCTCTTGCTCCTGCCACGGACCAGGCCCCAGTTCATGTCAGGGCCCTCACCCCTGTCAAGCAACTGACCCCAACCCAAACCTATGTCAAGCCCACCGTACCTGCCAGGGACCAGGCCACATCCAGAGCCAGTGTCAAGGCCTCAGACCATGTCACGGCCCTGGATCATGTGCGGGCTCTGACCAGGGATCCTCCTATCCCTCACTGCCCGACAGCCTCCTCTCTGAAGGGCCATCACTGGCATCCATCCCTGATTCTCTtaactcctcttcctcaggtTTTCCTCCCATCCCCGACATCCTGAGCCCGATGCCGGTGTATCCTGCCGGAGTGCTGCTGGTGTGCAACAGCTGCGTGGCCTATCAGCAGTTAGTGGACGCCCAGTCGCCGCTGCGAAAATGGGCTCTGCGTAGGAAGAACGAGCCCTTGGAGGCCCGCATGCAGCGTCTGGAGCGCGAGCGCAACGCAAAAAAGTCCAAGCGGGCGTGTGAGTCGGAAGAtgagagggagctgaggaggctGCGGGACCGCGAGGCCAAGCGCATGCAGAGGATGCAGGAGTCGGAGGAGCAGCGGGCACgcaggctgcagagagacagggaggccATGCGTATGAAGAGGGCCAACGAGACGCCAGAGAAGAGGCAGGCCAGGCTGATCCGCGAGAGGGAGGCCAAGAGGATCAAGCGACGGCTGGAGAAGATCGACCCCGCTCTGAGGACACAGATCGAGCACGATCCCGCCGCCATGGCTGCTCTCACCGCAGACATGAGTCTCTTTCAGTTCCCCTGCCCGATGCCTGTCCCTTCCATTGATAACGGTCTGTTCATGAAGCTGCCCTAA
- the ap1g1 gene encoding AP-1 complex subunit gamma-1 yields the protein MPAPIRLRELIRTIRTARTQAEEREMIQKECAAIRSSFREEDNTYRCRNVAKLLYMHMLGYPAHFGQLECLKLIASQKFTDKRIGYLGAMLLLDERQDVHLLMTNCIKNDLNHSTQYVQGLALCTLGCMGSSEMCRDLAGEVEKLLKTSNSYLRKKAALCAVHVIRKVPELMEMFLPATKNLLSEKNHGVLHTSVVLLTEMCERSPDMLSHFRKLVPQLVRILKNLIMSGYSPEHDVSGISDPFLQVRILRLLRILGKSDDDSSEAMNDILAQVATNTETSKNVGNAILYETVLTIMDIKSESGLRVLAINILGRFLLNNDKNIRYVALTSLLKTVQTDHNAVQRHRSTIVDCLKDLDVSIKRRAMELSFALVNGNNIRGMMKELLYFLDSCDPEFKADCASGVFLAAEKYAPSKRWHIDTIMRVLTTAGSYVRDDSVPNLIQLITNSVEMHAYTVQRLYKALLDDISQQPLVQVASWCIGEYGDLLVSGQCEEEEPIQVTEDEVLDVLEGLLVSNLSTPVTRGYSLTAIMKLSTRFSSVNRIKKVVSIYGSSIDVELQQRAVEYNALFKKYDHMRPALLERMPIMEKTASNGPTEIAQTNGETEPSVESKHPPPVTQPANQANDLLDLLGGNDVVPVIQTTVPTKLASAGGELLDLLGDLSLSGGPAPAPAPSVPSSQPSFLLDGLSSQPLFNDIATAAIPPMTAYNKNGLKIDFTFERANPNPNIAVITIHASNSTEGDMTDFVFQAAVPKTFQLQLLSPSSNVVPALNQGTVTQVIRVLNPQKQQLRMRIKLTYTLKGSPVQDLSEVNNFPPQSWQ from the exons ATGCCAGCTCCGATCAGACTGCGGGAGCTGATCCGGACTATCCGGACAGCACGGACCCAGGCAGAGGAGCGTGAGATGATCCAGAAAGAGTGTGCTGCTATACGTTCGTCCTTCAGAGAGGAAGACAATACATACCGTTGCAGAAATGTGGCAAAGCTACTTTATATGCACATGTTGGGCTACCCGGCACACTTTGGGCAG CTGGAGTGCCTGAAGCTGATTGCGTCCCAGAAGTTCACCGACAAACGAATAGGTTATTTGGGGGCTATGCTGCTGTTGGACGAGAGGCAGGACGTCCACCTACTAATGACAAACTGCATTAAGAA TGACTTGAATCACAGCACACAGTACGTCCAGGGCCTGGCCTTGTGCACTTTGGGTTGCATGGGTTCCTCAGAAATGTGTCGTGACCTTGCTGGTGAGGTAGAGAAGCTGCTCAAAACATCCAACTCCTACTTGAGGAAAAAA GCAGCATTGTGTGCAGTTCATGTCATCAGGAAGGTTCCAGAACTTATGGAAATGTTCCTTCCAGCCACAAAAAACCTGCTGAGCGAGAAAAACCATG GTGTTCTCCATACATCAGTTGTCCTCCTCACTGAGATGTGTGAAAGAAGTCCTGACATGCTGTCCCACTTCAGAAAG TTGGTCCCTCAGTTGGTGAGAATCCTGAAGAACTTAATCATGTCTGGATACTCTCCTGAGCATGATGTGTCTGGCATAAGCGACCCCTTTCTGCAG GTGCGGATATTGAGACTACTGCGAATTTTAGGCAAGAGTGATGATGATTCCAGTGAAGCAATGAACGACATTCTTGCACAG GTTGCAACGAACACAGAGACAAGTAAAAATGTAGGCAATGCAATTCTCTACGAGACTGTACTGACTATAATGGACATCAAGTCTGAAAGTGGACTGAGG GTTTTGGCCATTAACATACTCGGTCGCTTCCTTctaaacaatgacaaaaatataaG ATACGTGGCTTTGACATCTCTACTAAAGACTGTACAGACAGACCACAATGCAGTGCAGAGGCATCGGAGCACCATTGTGGATTGTTTAAAAGACCTGGATGTGTCCATCAAGAG ACGTGCAATGGAACTGAGCTTCGCCCTGGTGAACGGCAACAACATTAGAGGCATGATGAAAGAGCTGCTCTACTTCCTGGACTCCTGTGACCCGGAATTCAAAGCAGACTGTGCATCGGGAGTCTTTCTAGCTGCGGAGAA GTATGCCCCTTCGAAAAGATGGCACATAGACACCATTATGAGAGTCCTGACAACC GCAGGGAGCTATGTGCGAGACGATTCTGTTCCCAACCTCATCCAGCTCATCACCAACAGTGTGGAGATGCATGCCTATACAGTCCAGAGACTTTACAAAGCACTGCTCGATGACATCTCACAG CAACCTCTAGTGCAGGTGGCGTCCTGGTGCATAGGAGAGTACGGGGACCTGCTAGTATCTGGACAgtgtgaagaggaggagccCATCCAG GTTACTGAGGATGAAGTTCTGGACGTGCTTGAAGGCCTCCTGGTGTCCAACCTGTCTACACCTGTGACCCGGGGTTATTCCCTTACTGCCATCATGAAGCTGTCTACTCGCTTCAGCAGTGTGAA CCGAATCAAGAAGGTGGTGTCGATTTATGGCAGCAGCATCGACGTGGAGCTCCAGCAGAGAGCGGTGGAGTACAATGCGCTGTTCAAGAAATACGACCACATGAG GCCAGCTCTCCTAGAGCGAATGCCCATTATGGAGAAAACTGCTTCTAATGGCCCCACAGAGATTGCACAGACAAATGGGGAGACAGAGCCCTCTGTTGAATCAAAACATCCACCACCTGTCACCCAGCCAGCCAACCAG GCTAATGATTTGTTAGACCTGCTTGGTGGTAATGATGTGGTGCCAGTAATCCAGACCACGGTGCCCACCAAGCTTGCCTCAGCCGGAGGAGAGCTGCTTGATCTGCTGGGTGATCTCTCGCTAAGTG GCGGCCCGGCCcctgctcctgctccttctGTGCCCTCTTCCCAACCCTCTTTCCTCCTGGATGGCCTCTCCTCACAGCCCCTGTTTAATGACATTGCAACTGCAG CTATTCCTCCTATGACTGCATACAACAAGAATGGACTGAAAATAGACTTCACATTTGAGCGAGCTAATCCCAATCCAAACATCGCCGTCATCACCATCCATGCTTCCAACTCAACAGAGGGAGATATGACAGACTTTGTTTTTCAGGCTGCAGTACCAAAG ACAttccagctgcagctcctctcccCTAGCAGTAATGTTGTCCCAGCACTCAACCAGGGAACCGTCACACAGGTCATCAGAGTCCTCAACCCACAGAAG CAACAGCTACGAATGAGGATCAAGCTGACGTACACCCTCAAAGGCTCGCCTGTGCAAGACCTGTCTGAGGTTAATAACTTCCCTCCTCAGTCCTGGCAGTGA